Proteins encoded together in one Paracidovorax wautersii window:
- a CDS encoding bile acid:sodium symporter family protein gives MARPRFLPDNFTLALLTTVALASLLPASGAVAHFFENLTVAAVALLFFLHGAKLSRDAIVAGISHWRLHLVVVSATFVLFPLLGWALKPLLLPLVTPDLYVGVIYLCVLPATVQSAIAFTAMARGNMPAAICSASASTLLGIVITPLLVGLLMPEANGASAHHDTLQNIGRITLQLLVPFVAGHLMRPWIGGFVKRHAPVLKFVDQGSILLVVYTAFSAAVVEGLWSQLPLPALAGLVVVCAVLLALALVSTTWLARRLGFSKEDEITIVFCGSKKSLASGVPMAKVLFASHAVGAILLPLMVFHQMQLMVCAVLAQRYARRAELVQEPAAQAAPTGR, from the coding sequence ATGGCCCGCCCCCGATTCCTTCCCGACAACTTCACGCTCGCGCTGCTGACCACCGTGGCGCTCGCCAGCCTGCTGCCCGCCTCGGGCGCCGTGGCGCATTTCTTCGAGAACCTCACGGTGGCCGCGGTGGCGCTGCTGTTCTTCCTGCACGGCGCCAAGCTGTCGCGCGACGCCATCGTCGCGGGCATCAGCCACTGGCGGCTGCACCTGGTGGTGGTGAGCGCCACCTTCGTGCTGTTCCCGCTGCTGGGCTGGGCGCTCAAGCCGCTGCTGCTGCCGCTGGTCACGCCGGATCTGTATGTGGGCGTGATCTACCTGTGCGTACTGCCGGCCACCGTGCAGTCCGCCATCGCCTTCACCGCCATGGCGCGCGGCAACATGCCGGCGGCCATCTGCAGCGCATCGGCCTCCACGCTGCTGGGCATCGTCATCACGCCGCTGCTGGTGGGGCTGCTCATGCCCGAGGCCAACGGCGCCAGCGCCCACCACGACACGCTGCAGAACATCGGCCGCATCACGCTGCAGCTGTTGGTGCCCTTCGTGGCCGGACATTTGATGCGCCCGTGGATCGGCGGCTTCGTCAAGCGCCACGCGCCGGTGCTGAAGTTCGTGGACCAGGGCTCCATCCTGCTCGTGGTCTACACCGCGTTCAGCGCGGCGGTGGTCGAGGGGCTGTGGAGCCAGCTGCCGCTGCCGGCGCTGGCGGGCCTGGTGGTCGTGTGCGCCGTGCTGCTCGCGCTGGCGCTGGTGTCCACCACCTGGCTGGCGCGCCGGCTGGGCTTCTCCAAGGAGGATGAGATCACCATCGTCTTCTGCGGCTCCAAGAAGAGCCTGGCCAGCGGGGTGCCCATGGCCAAGGTGCTCTTCGCCTCGCACGCCGTGGGCGCCATTCTGCTGCCGCTCATGGTGTTCCACCAGATGCAGCTGATGGTCTGCGCCGTGCTGGCCCAGCGCTATGCGCGCCGCGCGGAACTTGTGCAGGAGCCCGCCGCACAAGCTGCGCCGACCGGGCGCTGA
- a CDS encoding NAD(P)-dependent alcohol dehydrogenase: MRTATLAYGATSSTAPLGPLTIERRAPGDLDVAIDILYCGVCHSDLHTARGEWGGTQYPSVPGHEIVGRVTATGALVSKFQVGDLVGVGCMVDSCQHCQPCGDGLEQYCENGFTGTYNGPEQGTGANTFGGYSAQIVVRENFVLKITHDAGSLAAVAPLLCAGITTYSPLRQWSAGPGKKVGIVGLGGLGHMGVKIARAMGAHVVLFTTSADKRDDALRLGAHEVVVSKNADEMAAHANSFDLIVNTVAAPHNLDAFLALLTLDGTMTLVGAPGSPHPAPNVFSLIMKRRRLAGSLIGGIRETQEMLDFCAQHGIVSDIETIRMDEINDAYERMLKSDVRYRFVIDMGTLQTTP, from the coding sequence ATGCGCACTGCCACCCTGGCCTACGGAGCCACATCATCCACCGCGCCCCTGGGCCCGCTCACCATCGAACGCCGCGCGCCCGGCGATCTGGACGTGGCCATCGACATCCTGTACTGCGGCGTCTGCCATTCGGACCTGCACACCGCGCGCGGCGAATGGGGCGGCACGCAGTACCCCAGCGTGCCCGGCCATGAGATCGTGGGCCGCGTCACGGCCACGGGCGCATTGGTGTCCAAGTTCCAGGTCGGCGACCTGGTCGGCGTGGGCTGCATGGTCGACAGCTGCCAGCACTGCCAGCCCTGCGGCGATGGCCTGGAGCAGTACTGCGAGAACGGGTTCACGGGCACCTACAACGGCCCCGAACAGGGCACGGGCGCAAACACGTTCGGCGGCTATTCCGCGCAGATCGTCGTGCGCGAGAACTTCGTGCTCAAGATCACCCACGATGCCGGCTCGCTGGCCGCCGTGGCGCCGCTGCTGTGCGCCGGCATCACCACCTACTCGCCACTGCGGCAGTGGAGTGCGGGCCCCGGCAAGAAGGTGGGCATCGTCGGACTGGGCGGCCTGGGCCACATGGGCGTGAAGATCGCACGCGCCATGGGCGCGCACGTGGTGCTGTTCACCACCTCGGCCGACAAGCGCGACGACGCGCTGCGCCTGGGCGCGCACGAGGTCGTGGTGTCCAAGAACGCCGACGAGATGGCGGCCCACGCCAACAGCTTCGACCTGATCGTGAACACCGTGGCGGCGCCGCACAACCTGGACGCCTTCCTCGCACTGCTGACGCTCGACGGCACCATGACGTTGGTGGGCGCGCCCGGCAGCCCGCACCCGGCGCCCAATGTGTTCAGCCTGATCATGAAGCGCCGCCGGCTGGCCGGCTCGCTGATCGGCGGCATCCGCGAAACACAGGAGATGCTCGACTTCTGCGCCCAGCACGGCATCGTCTCGGATATCGAAACGATCCGCATGGACGAGATCAACGACGCCTACGAGCGCATGCTGAAGAGCGATGTGCGCTACCGCTTCGTGATCGACATGGGGACTCTGCAGACAACCCCCTGA
- a CDS encoding 4-oxalocrotonate tautomerase: protein MPHTVIHLSGKPDAALARRAMQAVSDITQRVLGKQLPVIATTVQFIPAAQWFVGSASLEELEQSAFHLDISITDETNTKAEKAQYLREVFAAFAALRPNLHPVSYVHLIDARAAAYGYGGRTQEWRHQQAGV, encoded by the coding sequence ATGCCCCACACCGTCATCCACCTCAGCGGCAAGCCCGACGCCGCCCTCGCCCGCCGTGCCATGCAAGCCGTTTCGGACATCACCCAGCGGGTGCTGGGCAAGCAGCTGCCTGTGATCGCCACGACCGTGCAGTTCATACCGGCCGCGCAGTGGTTCGTGGGCAGCGCATCGCTGGAAGAGCTGGAGCAGAGCGCGTTCCACCTCGACATCAGCATCACGGACGAAACGAACACCAAGGCCGAGAAGGCGCAGTACCTGCGCGAGGTGTTCGCGGCCTTCGCCGCCTTGCGGCCGAATCTGCACCCGGTCAGCTATGTGCACCTGATCGACGCCCGCGCCGCCGCTTACGGCTACGGGGGCCGCACGCAGGAGTGGCGGCACCAGCAGGCGGGCGTTTGA
- a CDS encoding LysR family transcriptional regulator: MRPFPLDQLQSFVAVVDAGSLTSGAPRVSLSQSAVSEQLRKLEDQAGQALLVRSKAGVVPTPAGLRLLAHARRLLALSEEAWRDLRGVALQGTLRLGVTDYFRPADLAGLLARMQAQYPGVRLQVTVQKSGEIEAAYAQGGFDVGLTLRLPAAAGGRSSGGHVLRREPLHWMGAVQALGAPPAAGVPLRLLALPDTCSLHQFTVALLRRRRVPFAITLMASGVAGLQSALAAGLGIACLNASALGEGVQVLPAAWKLPALPQARFVVLPPRAGESDHVQRARQVLAADFG; encoded by the coding sequence ATGCGCCCCTTTCCGCTGGACCAGCTCCAGAGCTTCGTTGCCGTGGTCGATGCCGGCAGCCTCACCTCCGGCGCGCCCCGGGTGTCCCTGTCGCAATCGGCCGTGAGCGAACAGTTGCGCAAGCTGGAAGACCAGGCCGGCCAGGCGCTGCTGGTGCGCTCCAAGGCCGGCGTGGTGCCGACTCCGGCGGGGCTGCGCCTGCTGGCGCACGCACGGCGCCTGCTGGCGCTGAGCGAAGAGGCCTGGCGCGATCTGCGCGGCGTGGCCCTGCAGGGCACGCTGCGCCTCGGGGTCACCGATTACTTTCGTCCGGCCGATCTGGCGGGGCTGCTGGCGCGCATGCAAGCGCAGTACCCCGGTGTGCGCCTGCAGGTCACGGTGCAAAAGAGCGGCGAGATCGAGGCTGCGTATGCGCAGGGCGGCTTCGACGTCGGCCTGACCCTACGGCTGCCCGCTGCCGCAGGAGGGCGCTCTTCCGGCGGCCATGTGTTGCGCCGCGAGCCCTTGCACTGGATGGGCGCCGTGCAGGCCCTGGGCGCACCGCCGGCGGCCGGGGTGCCGCTGCGCCTGCTGGCCCTGCCCGATACGTGTTCGCTGCACCAGTTCACGGTGGCCCTGCTGCGGCGCCGGCGTGTGCCGTTCGCCATTACGCTCATGGCCTCCGGCGTGGCCGGGCTGCAGTCCGCGCTGGCCGCAGGCCTGGGCATTGCCTGCCTGAACGCCTCGGCCTTGGGCGAGGGGGTGCAGGTGCTGCCTGCGGCGTGGAAGCTGCCCGCTCTGCCGCAGGCGCGCTTCGTGGTGCTGCCGCCGCGTGCCGGCGAATCGGACCACGTCCAGCGTGCACGCCAGGTGCTGGCGGCCGACTTCGGCTAG
- a CDS encoding Na/Pi cotransporter family protein, with protein sequence MKHLLNLLSAVALLVWGTHLVRTGVLRVFGANLRTMLARSMGNRFTAALSGMGVTALVQSSTATSLMTSSFVGQGLITLPAALAVMRGADVGTALMSVLFSFDLSWLSPLFIFVGVVLFVSRQASTPGRVGKVLIGLGLMLLALEMVVQASGPMLASPIIKAMLGSLNSDIVLEIFMGTMLAVLAYSSLAIVLLIAAMAASSVVPLDVALGLVLGANLGSGLLAVLTTAKSAVEVRQVTVGNMAFKLMGVIIVSPFIGLWLKYVQPHMPGTAQGVVLFHLGFNVIISIGFIGFTQTVAQWVARLLPKPVGTQSRRPHHLDPSALSTPSLAISCAAREALYQADVVETMLLGVHDVIQKNDVQLAERLRKMDDEVDELYSSIKYYLTKISREGMGEEESRRWTDIISFTINMEQVGDIIERVLIDIEDKKIKKGRQFSEAGMAEITELHGRLIDNLRLGMSVFLNGNVRDAQKLLEEKARFRDLERAYAASHLVRLSDKTVPSMETSSLHIDLISELKRINSHICSIAYPILDTAGVLAPSRLRTVNAAPTDTPAAQ encoded by the coding sequence ATGAAGCACCTGTTGAATCTGTTGTCCGCCGTGGCCCTGCTGGTCTGGGGCACCCACCTCGTGCGCACGGGCGTCCTGCGCGTGTTCGGCGCGAACCTGCGCACGATGCTGGCGCGCAGCATGGGCAACCGCTTCACCGCCGCGCTGTCGGGCATGGGCGTGACGGCGCTGGTGCAGTCGAGCACGGCCACCTCGCTGATGACATCGTCCTTCGTGGGCCAGGGCCTCATCACGCTGCCGGCCGCGCTGGCGGTGATGCGCGGCGCCGACGTGGGCACGGCGCTGATGTCGGTGCTGTTCTCGTTCGACCTTTCGTGGCTGTCGCCGCTGTTCATCTTCGTGGGCGTGGTGCTGTTCGTCAGCCGCCAGGCCAGCACGCCCGGCCGGGTCGGCAAGGTGCTGATCGGCCTGGGGCTGATGCTGCTGGCGCTGGAAATGGTGGTGCAGGCCAGCGGTCCCATGCTGGCCTCGCCCATCATCAAGGCCATGCTGGGCTCGCTCAACAGCGACATCGTGCTGGAGATCTTCATGGGCACCATGCTGGCGGTGCTGGCGTACTCCAGCCTCGCCATCGTGCTGCTGATTGCGGCCATGGCCGCCTCCAGCGTGGTGCCGCTCGATGTGGCCCTGGGCCTGGTGCTGGGCGCCAACCTGGGCAGCGGCCTGCTGGCCGTGCTGACCACGGCCAAATCCGCCGTCGAAGTGCGCCAGGTCACCGTGGGCAACATGGCCTTCAAGCTGATGGGCGTGATCATCGTGTCGCCCTTCATCGGCCTGTGGCTCAAGTACGTGCAGCCGCACATGCCCGGCACCGCGCAGGGCGTGGTGCTGTTCCACCTGGGCTTCAACGTCATCATCAGCATCGGGTTCATCGGCTTCACGCAGACCGTGGCCCAGTGGGTGGCACGGCTGCTGCCCAAGCCCGTGGGAACGCAGAGCCGGCGCCCGCACCACCTGGACCCGTCCGCACTCTCCACGCCCTCGCTGGCCATCTCGTGCGCCGCGCGCGAGGCGCTCTACCAGGCCGACGTGGTCGAGACCATGCTGCTGGGCGTGCACGACGTCATCCAGAAGAACGACGTGCAGCTGGCCGAGCGCCTGCGCAAGATGGACGACGAGGTGGACGAGTTGTATTCGTCCATCAAGTACTACCTGACCAAGATCTCGCGCGAGGGTATGGGCGAGGAGGAAAGCCGCCGCTGGACGGACATCATCAGCTTCACCATCAACATGGAGCAGGTGGGCGACATCATCGAGCGCGTGCTGATCGACATTGAGGACAAGAAGATCAAGAAGGGCCGCCAGTTCTCCGAGGCCGGCATGGCCGAGATCACCGAGCTGCACGGCCGCCTGATCGACAACCTGCGCCTGGGGATGAGCGTGTTCCTCAACGGCAACGTACGCGATGCGCAGAAGCTGCTGGAGGAGAAGGCGCGCTTCCGCGACCTGGAACGCGCCTACGCGGCCAGCCACCTGGTGCGCCTGTCCGACAAGACGGTGCCCAGCATGGAGACCAGTTCGCTGCACATCGACCTGATCAGCGAACTCAAGCGCATCAACTCGCACATCTGCTCGATCGCCTACCCGATCCTGGACACCGCCGGCGTGCTGGCGCCCAGCCGCCTGCGCACGGTCAACGCCGCACCAACGGACACCCCCGCGGCGCAGTGA
- the lspA gene encoding signal peptidase II translates to MARASSSALGGKLWPWLAWALVLLILDQLTKTLILGYYRLGDATYITSFFNIVRAHNTGAAFSFLADAGGWQRWLFTGIGVVATLFILWQLRAHPEQKLFCFSLSSILGGAVGNVVDRMMHGYVVDFLDFHIGSWHFPAFNIADSAITVGAACLILDELLRVKRSR, encoded by the coding sequence ATGGCGCGCGCTTCCTCTTCCGCCCTGGGCGGCAAGCTGTGGCCCTGGCTGGCCTGGGCCCTGGTGCTGCTGATCCTCGACCAGCTCACCAAGACGCTGATCCTGGGCTACTACCGGCTGGGCGATGCCACCTACATCACCAGCTTCTTCAACATCGTGCGGGCGCACAACACCGGTGCGGCGTTCTCCTTCCTGGCAGACGCGGGCGGCTGGCAGCGCTGGCTGTTCACCGGCATCGGCGTGGTCGCCACGCTGTTCATCCTGTGGCAGCTGCGCGCCCACCCGGAGCAGAAACTGTTCTGCTTCTCGCTGTCCAGCATCCTGGGCGGCGCCGTGGGCAACGTGGTGGACCGCATGATGCACGGCTACGTGGTCGACTTCCTGGACTTCCACATCGGCAGCTGGCACTTTCCGGCCTTCAACATCGCGGACTCTGCGATCACCGTCGGCGCGGCCTGCCTGATCCTGGACGAACTGCTGCGGGTCAAGCGTTCGCGCTGA
- the ileS gene encoding isoleucine--tRNA ligase, which yields MSDNQPSPTAAGTDYRATLNLPDTPFPMRGDLPKREPGWVQEWEDKGVYKKLRDARCGAPKFILHDGPPYANGQIHIGHAVNKILKDMITKARQLEGFDALYTPGWDCHGLPIENAIEKTHGRNLPRDEMQAKGRAFATEQIAQQLADFQRLGVLGEWDHPYKTMNFASEAGELRALKKVMERGFVYRGLKPVYWCFDCGSSLAEFEIEYQDKKSTTLDVAFKAHDPARLAAAFGAPALNKDAFVVIWTTTAWTIPANQALNLNPALMYALVDTPQGYLVLAESLVAQCLERFGLTGTVVATTVGEKLGGLEFEHPLYDVPSEDGSFGYRRLSPVYLADYATADDGTGIVHSSPAYGLEDFNSCVAHGLALDAILNPVQGNGTYAPDFPLFGGQHIWKAVPVVIEALRQAGRLMATKDITHSYPHCWRHKTPVIYRAAAQWFIRMDEGEGVFTDPAQKPAQTLRQIALAAIEQTQFYPENGKTRLRDMIAGRPDWCISRQRSWGVPIPFFLHKDSGELHPRTMEILDQAAAIVEAGGIEAWSRVTPEEILGAEDAACYTKSTDILEVWFDSGSTFWHVLRGTHAGMHHDEGPEADLYLEGHDQHRGWFHSSLLLAAAIFGRAPYRGLLTHGFTVDGQGKKMSKSLGNTVSPQQVSGKLGAEIIRLWVASTDYSGDLGIDDKILARVVDAYRRIRNTLRFLLANVSDFDPATDAVPFDEMLEIDRYALTRAAEFQATMLAHYKVYEFHPVVAKLQLYCSEDLGGFYLDVLKDRLYTTAPKSVARRSAQTALYQITHAMLRWMAPFLSFTAEEAWKTFGRSDSIFMETYGNVGGAEASANDGLSAKWARLRELRDAVNKEIEALRAAGQVGSSLQATVTLTAAPEDHALLASLGDDLKFVFITSAITLIAGSALQISVTASSNAKCERCWHYRSDVGQDAAHPTICGRCTSNLFGAGENRVYA from the coding sequence ATGTCCGACAACCAACCCTCCCCCACCGCCGCCGGCACGGATTACCGTGCCACACTGAACCTGCCCGACACGCCCTTCCCGATGCGCGGCGATCTGCCCAAGCGCGAGCCCGGCTGGGTGCAGGAGTGGGAGGACAAGGGCGTGTACAAGAAGCTGCGCGACGCGCGCTGCGGCGCGCCCAAGTTCATCCTGCACGACGGCCCGCCCTACGCCAACGGCCAGATCCACATCGGCCACGCGGTGAACAAGATCCTCAAGGACATGATCACCAAGGCGCGCCAGCTGGAAGGCTTCGACGCGCTCTACACCCCCGGCTGGGACTGCCACGGCCTGCCCATCGAGAACGCCATCGAGAAGACGCACGGCCGCAACCTGCCGCGCGACGAGATGCAGGCCAAGGGCCGTGCCTTCGCCACCGAGCAGATCGCGCAGCAGCTGGCGGACTTCCAGCGCCTGGGCGTGCTGGGTGAGTGGGACCACCCCTACAAGACCATGAACTTCGCGAGCGAGGCCGGCGAGCTTCGCGCGCTCAAGAAGGTCATGGAGCGCGGCTTCGTCTACCGCGGCCTCAAGCCCGTGTACTGGTGCTTCGACTGCGGCTCATCGCTGGCCGAGTTCGAGATCGAATACCAGGACAAGAAGAGCACCACGCTGGACGTGGCCTTCAAGGCGCACGATCCTGCCAGGCTGGCCGCCGCCTTCGGCGCGCCTGCGCTGAACAAGGACGCTTTCGTCGTCATCTGGACCACCACGGCCTGGACCATCCCCGCCAACCAGGCGCTGAACCTGAACCCCGCGCTGATGTACGCGCTGGTGGACACGCCCCAGGGCTACCTGGTGCTGGCCGAGTCGCTGGTCGCGCAGTGCCTGGAGCGCTTCGGCCTCACCGGCACGGTGGTGGCCACGACCGTCGGCGAGAAGCTGGGCGGCCTCGAATTCGAGCACCCGCTGTACGACGTGCCCAGCGAAGACGGTTCGTTCGGCTATCGCCGCCTGTCGCCGGTGTACTTGGCCGACTACGCCACGGCCGACGACGGTACGGGTATCGTGCATTCCTCGCCCGCCTACGGCCTGGAGGATTTCAACTCCTGCGTGGCCCACGGCCTGGCGCTCGACGCCATCCTGAACCCGGTGCAGGGCAACGGCACCTATGCGCCGGACTTCCCGCTGTTCGGCGGCCAGCACATCTGGAAGGCGGTGCCCGTCGTCATCGAGGCGCTGCGCCAAGCCGGCCGCCTGATGGCCACCAAGGACATCACGCACAGCTACCCGCACTGCTGGCGCCACAAGACGCCCGTGATCTACCGTGCCGCGGCGCAGTGGTTCATCCGCATGGACGAAGGCGAAGGCGTGTTCACCGACCCGGCCCAGAAGCCGGCGCAGACCCTGCGCCAGATCGCACTGGCCGCCATCGAGCAGACCCAGTTCTACCCCGAGAACGGCAAGACCCGCCTGCGCGACATGATCGCCGGCCGGCCCGACTGGTGCATCTCGCGCCAGCGCAGCTGGGGCGTGCCCATCCCGTTCTTCCTGCACAAGGATTCGGGCGAGCTGCACCCGCGCACCATGGAGATCCTCGACCAGGCCGCCGCCATCGTCGAGGCCGGCGGCATCGAGGCCTGGAGCCGCGTGACGCCCGAGGAGATCCTGGGCGCCGAAGACGCTGCCTGCTACACCAAGAGCACCGACATCCTGGAGGTGTGGTTCGACTCCGGCTCCACGTTCTGGCACGTGCTGCGCGGCACGCACGCCGGCATGCACCACGACGAAGGCCCCGAAGCCGACCTGTACCTGGAAGGCCACGACCAGCACCGCGGCTGGTTCCATTCGTCGCTGCTGCTGGCCGCTGCCATCTTCGGCCGCGCGCCCTACCGCGGCCTGCTGACGCACGGCTTTACGGTGGACGGCCAGGGCAAGAAGATGAGCAAGTCGCTGGGCAACACCGTCTCGCCGCAGCAGGTGAGCGGCAAGCTCGGCGCCGAGATCATCCGCCTGTGGGTGGCCTCGACCGACTACTCGGGCGACCTGGGCATCGACGACAAGATCCTGGCGCGCGTGGTGGACGCCTACCGCCGCATCCGCAACACGCTGCGCTTCCTGCTGGCCAACGTGAGCGACTTCGACCCGGCCACCGATGCCGTGCCGTTCGACGAGATGCTGGAGATCGACCGCTACGCGCTCACGCGCGCGGCCGAGTTCCAGGCCACCATGCTGGCGCACTACAAGGTGTACGAGTTCCACCCCGTGGTCGCCAAGCTGCAGCTGTACTGCTCGGAAGACCTGGGCGGCTTCTACCTCGACGTGCTCAAGGATCGCCTGTACACCACGGCGCCCAAGAGCGTGGCGCGCCGCAGCGCACAGACCGCGCTGTACCAGATCACGCACGCCATGCTACGCTGGATGGCGCCGTTCCTGTCGTTCACGGCCGAAGAGGCGTGGAAGACCTTCGGCCGCTCCGACTCCATCTTCATGGAGACCTACGGCAACGTCGGCGGCGCAGAAGCCAGCGCCAACGACGGCCTGTCCGCCAAGTGGGCGCGCCTGCGCGAACTGCGCGATGCCGTGAACAAGGAGATCGAGGCCCTGCGCGCCGCCGGCCAGGTCGGCTCGTCGCTGCAGGCCACGGTCACGCTCACGGCCGCGCCGGAAGACCATGCGCTGCTGGCCAGCCTGGGAGACGACTTGAAATTCGTGTTCATCACATCAGCTATCACTTTGATAGCTGGAAGCGCTTTGCAGATCAGCGTTACAGCCAGTTCCAATGCCAAATGCGAGCGCTGCTGGCACTACCGCAGCGACGTGGGCCAGGATGCGGCGCATCCGACGATCTGCGGCCGCTGCACCAGCAACCTGTTCGGCGCCGGTGAAAACCGGGTGTACGCGTGA
- a CDS encoding bifunctional riboflavin kinase/FAD synthetase — protein MKIFRGFHHPGIAEGCALTIGNFDGVHRGHQAMLALLNSEAAHRGVPSCVLTFEPHPRDYFAGLLKRPELAPARIGTLRDKLAELRQCGVAQAVVLPFNEALARLSPQAFIDEVLVAGLGARYVLVGDDFRFGAQRAGDYALLDAAGRARGFDVARMNSYEVHGLRVSSSAVREALGAGRMEDAARLLGRPYAISGHVVHGRKLGRALGASREGATDGFRTLNLRFAHWKPAASGIFAVLVHGLSDAPLPGVANLGVRPSLDPDDINGGRVLLETHCLQWPAHLGPEGAYGKIIRVELLHKLHDELKYDGLDALTEGIAKDCSDARAYFAAHAATHTETRRQTTRDRI, from the coding sequence ATGAAGATCTTCCGTGGCTTCCACCACCCTGGCATCGCAGAGGGCTGCGCGCTCACCATCGGCAACTTCGATGGCGTGCACCGCGGCCACCAGGCCATGCTGGCGCTGCTCAACAGCGAGGCGGCGCACCGCGGCGTGCCCAGCTGCGTGCTCACCTTCGAGCCCCATCCGCGCGATTACTTCGCCGGCCTGCTCAAGCGGCCCGAGTTGGCGCCCGCCCGCATCGGCACCCTGCGTGACAAGCTGGCCGAGCTGCGCCAGTGCGGCGTGGCCCAGGCCGTGGTGCTGCCCTTCAACGAGGCGCTGGCGCGCCTGTCGCCGCAGGCCTTCATCGACGAGGTGCTGGTGGCCGGCCTGGGGGCGCGCTACGTGCTGGTGGGGGACGACTTCCGCTTCGGCGCACAACGCGCCGGCGACTACGCGCTGCTGGACGCAGCCGGCCGCGCCCGGGGCTTCGACGTCGCCCGGATGAACAGCTACGAGGTGCACGGCCTGCGCGTGTCCAGCTCCGCCGTGCGCGAGGCGCTGGGCGCCGGCCGCATGGAAGATGCCGCCCGCCTGCTGGGCCGCCCCTACGCCATCTCGGGCCACGTGGTGCACGGCCGCAAGCTGGGCCGGGCCCTGGGCGCCAGCCGTGAGGGTGCCACCGACGGCTTCCGCACGCTCAACCTGCGCTTTGCCCACTGGAAGCCGGCCGCCAGCGGCATCTTCGCCGTGCTGGTGCACGGCCTGTCCGACGCGCCCCTGCCCGGCGTGGCCAACCTGGGCGTACGCCCGTCGCTGGACCCGGACGACATCAATGGCGGGCGCGTGCTGCTCGAGACGCACTGCCTGCAATGGCCCGCCCATCTGGGCCCGGAGGGGGCGTACGGTAAAATCATCCGCGTGGAACTGCTGCACAAACTGCATGACGAGCTGAAATACGACGGTCTCGATGCCCTGACGGAAGGCATCGCCAAGGACTGCAGCGACGCACGCGCCTACTTTGCGGCCCACGCCGCCACGCACACCGAAACCCGTCGCCAGACCACGCGCGACCGAATTTGA
- a CDS encoding HNH endonuclease translates to MKVLKLSAQGLPQSWISLEQAVIHYAAGEVRWESGAQVALFRGGHNAVTGEQSVIAVNSIIGTKGVPAINPFELKPSLTNSKLFARDRNVCAYCGGHFQEHELTREHIVPFARNGVDHWMNVVTACRPCNHRKGPRTPEQAHMPLLYTPYVPSLWEDFILRNRRILADQMEFLMAHVPKSSRLLS, encoded by the coding sequence GTGAAAGTCTTGAAGCTGTCGGCCCAGGGGCTGCCGCAATCGTGGATTTCGCTCGAACAGGCGGTGATCCACTACGCCGCGGGCGAGGTGCGCTGGGAGTCGGGTGCGCAGGTGGCGCTGTTCCGCGGCGGGCACAACGCGGTGACGGGCGAGCAGTCGGTCATCGCCGTCAACAGCATCATCGGCACCAAGGGCGTGCCGGCCATCAACCCCTTCGAGCTCAAGCCCAGCCTGACCAACAGCAAGCTGTTCGCCCGCGACCGCAACGTGTGCGCCTACTGCGGCGGGCACTTCCAGGAGCACGAGCTCACGCGCGAGCACATCGTGCCCTTCGCGCGCAACGGCGTGGACCACTGGATGAACGTGGTCACCGCCTGCCGCCCGTGCAACCACCGCAAGGGCCCGCGCACGCCCGAGCAGGCCCACATGCCGCTGCTGTACACGCCCTACGTGCCCAGCCTGTGGGAGGACTTCATCCTGCGCAACCGCCGCATCCTGGCGGACCAGATGGAGTTCCTGATGGCGCACGTGCCCAAGTCATCGCGTCTGCTGAGCTGA